In Bacteroidia bacterium, a genomic segment contains:
- the serC gene encoding 3-phosphoserine/phosphohydroxythreonine transaminase has protein sequence MCMVYNFSAGPAVLPHEVLLEAQKDFLDYKGTGMSVMEMSHRESVFIDIMERAEASLRSLMAIPDSYEVLFLQGGASSQFAMIPLNLFRNSHRADYVRTGTWAEKAIEEASRYGKVNVVASSEDEGYTYFPELDPSAFDPSADYFHITTNNTIFGTRISQLPKTGAVPLVADMSSNILSEHYHVEDFGLIYAGAQKNIGPAGLTIVIVRKDLIGHAMSFTPTMLNYYTHSSKKSAYNTPPTFAVYMAGLVFDWTLRQGGVPAMEQRNLEKAALLYNYLDNSDFYLSPIRKQDRSRMNVPFKLINPALDKKFLAEAESAGLSTLQGHRSVGGMRASIYNPMPLEGIVALVDFMEKFRIRNL, from the coding sequence ATCTGTATGGTTTATAATTTTTCTGCCGGTCCTGCTGTCCTGCCTCATGAAGTGCTCCTCGAAGCACAAAAAGACTTTCTCGACTACAAGGGTACAGGTATGTCTGTGATGGAAATGAGCCACAGGGAATCTGTCTTTATCGATATCATGGAGCGGGCGGAAGCCAGCCTCCGAAGTCTGATGGCCATTCCTGATTCGTATGAAGTCCTCTTTTTACAGGGCGGTGCAAGCAGCCAGTTTGCCATGATTCCGCTCAACCTTTTTCGCAACTCGCATCGCGCAGACTATGTGCGCACGGGCACCTGGGCGGAAAAAGCGATTGAAGAGGCTTCCCGTTACGGAAAAGTTAATGTTGTCGCCTCTTCCGAAGATGAGGGATACACTTATTTTCCCGAACTGGATCCTTCTGCTTTTGATCCTTCGGCTGACTATTTTCATATTACTACCAATAATACCATTTTTGGTACGCGTATCAGCCAATTGCCCAAAACCGGAGCTGTGCCGCTGGTCGCTGATATGTCTTCCAATATTCTTTCTGAACATTATCACGTGGAGGATTTCGGGCTGATCTATGCTGGTGCACAAAAAAATATCGGCCCGGCAGGGCTTACCATCGTCATCGTGCGAAAAGATCTGATCGGTCATGCAATGTCGTTTACGCCGACCATGCTCAACTACTATACCCACTCCTCCAAAAAGTCTGCGTACAATACGCCGCCTACCTTTGCGGTATATATGGCCGGACTGGTGTTTGACTGGACCCTGCGCCAGGGAGGGGTGCCGGCAATGGAACAGCGAAACCTCGAAAAAGCAGCCTTATTGTACAATTATCTCGATAATTCAGACTTTTATCTCTCGCCCATTCGCAAACAGGATCGATCCAGGATGAATGTCCCGTTTAAACTGATAAACCCTGCGTTGGACAAAAAATTTCTTGCTGAGGCAGAATCCGCTGGTCTCTCCACGCTTCAGGGCCATCGGTCGGTGGGAGGTAT
- a CDS encoding inorganic pyrophosphatase encodes MSNSQLTRIWELIGLRYKSHPWHGVQIGKDAPELVTTFIEVVPSDTVKYEVDKRTGYLKVDRPQKFSNIVPALYGFIPQTYCMDEVAEYCMEKTGRINITGDGDPLDICVLTERNITHGDILVPAIPIGGFRMIDNGEADDKIIAILKGDEVYQDWKDITDCPDSIIQRLKHYFLTYKQMPGQEQATCEITHTYGKEEALEVISRSMHDYRKKFGKLENKLSLATLQMINFGQSWQEAMEEMNGL; translated from the coding sequence ATGAGTAATTCTCAATTAACCCGCATTTGGGAACTGATTGGTCTTCGATATAAATCGCACCCCTGGCATGGGGTACAAATAGGAAAAGATGCGCCCGAACTTGTGACGACATTTATAGAAGTCGTGCCATCAGATACCGTAAAATATGAAGTGGACAAACGTACGGGGTATTTGAAAGTAGATCGCCCGCAAAAATTTTCCAATATCGTTCCGGCTTTATATGGCTTTATTCCTCAGACCTACTGCATGGATGAAGTCGCCGAATATTGTATGGAAAAAACCGGCAGAATCAATATTACCGGAGACGGTGACCCCCTCGATATTTGTGTGCTCACAGAAAGAAACATCACCCACGGCGACATCCTTGTGCCGGCCATTCCGATCGGTGGTTTCCGCATGATCGACAACGGCGAAGCTGACGACAAAATCATCGCCATTCTGAAAGGAGACGAAGTGTATCAGGACTGGAAAGATATTACAGATTGTCCGGACTCCATCATTCAGCGGCTGAAACACTATTTTCTCACCTACAAACAAATGCCCGGACAGGAGCAGGCGACCTGTGAAATCACCCATACTTACGGAAAAGAAGAAGCACTCGAAGTGATTTCCCGGAGCATGCACGACTACCGTAAGAAATTTGGCAAACTGGAAAACAAACTTTCGCTGGCCACCCTTCAGATGATCAACTTTGGACAAAGCTGGCAGGAAGCGATGGAGGAAATGAACGGATTATAG
- a CDS encoding ketoacyl-ACP synthase III, whose product MRNAVIRATGAYLPKRVLTNSYFDELLGEDVSTWLSNNLQIQERRWCAEDESTVDMCEQAALLALQRAGLGPRDIDLIIVATDTPEYLSPSTAAVLQYRLQAGHAGTFDLNSACAGFVTGLDVGAKYIRTDDRYNHVMIIGAYAMSKYLNKEDKKTVTLFADGAGAIILGFEENTDRGWLASELITLGQYYDGMGIYGGGTKHPITHESLDKKEHLLRINYRFPPELNPQVWTHMAKNLLERLSLTTEEVQHFLLTQININSIHKTLDNLGVPHEKAHTAMQKYGYTGSACIPIAFNDAIEKGKIKENDLIFMIGSGSGLNFGSVAFKF is encoded by the coding sequence ATGCGAAACGCTGTAATTCGCGCAACCGGAGCTTACCTTCCGAAACGTGTATTGACCAACAGCTATTTTGATGAGCTACTAGGAGAAGATGTGAGCACATGGCTCTCCAACAATCTCCAGATACAAGAACGGCGATGGTGCGCAGAAGATGAATCAACCGTTGATATGTGTGAGCAGGCAGCTCTGCTTGCCCTACAGCGTGCAGGACTGGGGCCACGGGACATTGACCTCATCATCGTTGCGACTGATACACCGGAATACCTTTCCCCTTCTACCGCTGCCGTATTGCAATATCGCCTTCAGGCAGGGCATGCAGGCACATTTGACCTGAATTCTGCCTGTGCAGGTTTTGTCACCGGGCTGGATGTCGGGGCAAAGTATATCCGCACCGACGACAGATACAATCATGTGATGATTATCGGTGCTTATGCCATGAGCAAATACCTCAACAAGGAGGACAAAAAAACCGTCACCCTCTTCGCCGACGGCGCAGGGGCAATCATTCTGGGCTTCGAAGAAAATACAGACCGCGGCTGGCTGGCGAGTGAGCTGATTACCCTGGGGCAATATTACGATGGAATGGGCATTTATGGCGGAGGGACCAAACACCCCATTACCCATGAATCACTGGATAAGAAAGAACATCTTCTCCGGATCAATTACCGTTTCCCACCCGAACTAAATCCCCAGGTATGGACGCATATGGCAAAAAACCTGCTGGAAAGACTATCGCTTACCACAGAAGAAGTTCAGCATTTTCTCCTCACCCAGATCAATATCAACAGCATCCATAAAACGCTCGACAATCTCGGCGTGCCCCACGAAAAGGCCCACACGGCCATGCAAAAATACGGATACACCGGCTCAGCCTGTATCCCAATTGCCTTCAACGATGCGATTGAGAAGGGAAAAATCAAAGAAAATGACCTGATATTTATGATAGGTTCCGGCAGCGGATTAAATTTTGGAAGTGTTGCTTTCAAATTTTAA